A stretch of Pseudomonas sp. LS.1a DNA encodes these proteins:
- a CDS encoding alkaline phosphatase family protein — MQHNVILVLLDGLNYQVAHHAMGHLHAYVEADRAALYRVECELPSLSRPLYECILTGVPPIDSGIVHNNVNRLSNQRSVFHYAREANLGTAAAAYHWISELYNRSPFDPQRDRHTHAPKLPIQHGLFYWDDRYPDSHLLADGEYLRRRHAPNFLLVHPMSIDDIGHRHGLDSSQYRNAARSADILLADYLPDWLEEGYQVLVTADHGMNNDRSHNGLLAEEREVPLFVFGDAFSLDPAAKPLQTELCGTICELLGAPHDKSVCRELLK; from the coding sequence ATGCAACACAACGTCATCCTGGTCCTGCTCGACGGCCTCAACTACCAGGTCGCCCACCACGCCATGGGCCACCTGCACGCCTACGTCGAGGCCGACCGTGCCGCGCTGTACCGCGTGGAATGCGAACTGCCGTCGCTGTCGCGGCCACTGTACGAGTGCATCCTCACCGGTGTACCACCAATCGACAGCGGCATCGTGCACAACAACGTCAACCGCTTGTCCAACCAGCGCAGCGTGTTCCATTACGCCCGCGAGGCCAACCTGGGCACTGCGGCGGCGGCCTATCACTGGATCAGCGAGCTGTACAACCGCTCGCCCTTCGACCCGCAGCGCGACCGCCATACCCACGCGCCGAAGCTGCCGATTCAGCACGGGCTGTTCTACTGGGACGACCGTTACCCCGATTCGCACCTGCTGGCCGATGGCGAATACCTGCGCCGCCGCCACGCCCCCAACTTCCTGCTGGTGCACCCGATGAGTATCGACGACATCGGCCACCGCCATGGTCTGGATAGCAGCCAGTACCGTAACGCCGCGCGCAGCGCCGACATCCTGCTGGCCGACTACCTGCCAGACTGGCTTGAGGAAGGCTACCAGGTACTGGTCACCGCCGACCACGGCATGAACAACGACCGCTCGCACAATGGCCTGCTGGCCGAGGAGCGCGAAGTGCCGCTGTTCGTCTTCGGCGATGCCTTCAGCCTGGACCCGGCAGCCAAACCGCTGCAGACCGAGCTGTGCGGGACCATCTGCGAGCTGCTCGGCGCGCCACATGACAAGAGCGTCTGCCGGGAGCTGCTGAAGTGA